The Stratiformator vulcanicus genome has a segment encoding these proteins:
- a CDS encoding carboxylesterase family protein has translation MNETTDYRSLIEVREMRNLLRTDGRNYRYLFAGAEKIEPERKYPLVLFLHGSGERGDDPTVMIEKYFFARILAPEFRAKHPCFVIAPQCPADEKWTQTDWAARESVPLKAAVGRNLRAAIEVVELERHQQPIDMERIYLTGLSMGGYGAWYLAMVDPAYFAAVAPICGGGDEREAGRIAHLPIWAAHGDQDDIVPVERSRKMVSALKAAGGDPVYREYRGVGHRSWEPAYSEDDGLLEWMFRQRRTKAVIR, from the coding sequence ATGAATGAGACGACAGATTATCGCTCGCTGATTGAAGTCCGGGAGATGCGTAATTTATTGCGCACTGACGGACGCAATTACCGCTATCTCTTTGCTGGCGCCGAGAAGATCGAACCGGAGCGGAAATACCCGCTCGTGTTGTTTCTGCACGGGTCGGGAGAGCGCGGCGACGATCCGACAGTGATGATCGAGAAGTATTTCTTCGCGCGAATACTCGCGCCGGAGTTCCGCGCGAAGCATCCGTGCTTCGTGATCGCGCCGCAGTGTCCGGCCGACGAAAAGTGGACGCAGACCGATTGGGCAGCTCGCGAGTCCGTACCGCTAAAGGCGGCTGTCGGCCGGAATTTGCGAGCGGCGATAGAAGTCGTCGAACTCGAAAGACATCAGCAGCCGATCGATATGGAACGTATCTATCTGACCGGCCTGTCGATGGGCGGGTATGGAGCGTGGTATCTCGCGATGGTCGATCCCGCTTACTTCGCCGCCGTCGCCCCGATCTGTGGTGGCGGCGACGAACGCGAAGCCGGAAGAATCGCCCATTTGCCGATCTGGGCCGCGCATGGTGATCAGGACGACATCGTCCCTGTCGAACGCTCACGAAAGATGGTGTCAGCACTGAAAGCGGCTGGCGGCGATCCGGTCTACCGCGAATATCGCGGCGTCGGTCATCGCAGTTGGGAGCCGGCCTATTCCGAAGACGATGGCCTACTGGAATGGATGTTCCGTCAGCGTCGCACTAAGGCGGTCATTCGCTGA
- a CDS encoding DUF1573 domain-containing protein encodes MSSELDSNKPNTERRTTIMLFSCLLGGALAPVVCSVVAEFGVSQAAAVVEPLDRESLAFDEYLVNATEVRGAGTLAARYRFTNRGDEPVQIEQLKPSCGCLAPKYPEGEIAPGETGEVILRVDTLNEKPGAKHYYSDVFYRTAQTDDAPMQSARVHLKFVIDRPDITVEPRGMTFYQNATEATEQQLVITDHREEPFRVIEVISSSPAVSAEVVEAGAASAPGRHVLIVRAEPIDDGGDVQAFLTAKTDDDRHPLVRIPIYVRSTAALMPGNVSE; translated from the coding sequence ATGAGCAGTGAACTCGATTCCAACAAGCCGAACACCGAGAGACGAACAACCATTATGTTGTTCTCGTGTCTGCTCGGCGGAGCGCTGGCTCCCGTTGTGTGCTCGGTGGTCGCCGAGTTTGGCGTCAGTCAAGCGGCGGCGGTTGTTGAACCGCTCGATCGCGAGTCGCTGGCGTTCGACGAATATCTCGTGAACGCCACGGAAGTTCGCGGCGCGGGGACGTTGGCAGCCCGATATCGATTTACGAACCGTGGCGACGAGCCGGTTCAAATTGAACAATTGAAACCGAGCTGCGGTTGTCTCGCTCCCAAGTATCCCGAAGGCGAGATCGCACCGGGTGAGACGGGAGAGGTCATCCTCCGTGTCGACACGCTGAACGAAAAACCGGGCGCGAAGCATTACTACTCTGACGTGTTTTACCGAACCGCCCAGACAGATGACGCCCCGATGCAATCGGCGCGCGTCCATCTGAAATTTGTGATCGATCGTCCTGACATCACTGTCGAACCTCGGGGCATGACGTTTTATCAGAATGCGACCGAAGCGACCGAGCAGCAGCTCGTCATCACGGATCACCGCGAAGAACCGTTTCGCGTGATCGAGGTCATTTCCTCGTCGCCGGCCGTCTCCGCGGAAGTGGTCGAAGCGGGCGCCGCGTCCGCTCCGGGAAGACACGTATTGATCGTCAGGGCTGAACCGATCGACGACGGAGGCGACGTGCAGGCATTCCTGACGGCCAAGACCGACGATGATCGACATCCGCTGGTCCGCATCCCGATCTATGTCCGCAGCACCGCCGCGTTAATGCCCGGCAACGTCAGCGAATGA
- a CDS encoding endonuclease/exonuclease/phosphatase family protein, with product MPDQTENPAESDANVPRRARRDSILLTCGLIAGAVVMFVIDGSQRKPAEPRSWFSQNESAIPADQSLNLVSFNIHYGKDDIDSASMPSIRELIAAQDPDVVVLNEVPNPFGRSGSTVDRLGELLSLNSFFLPVERRWWHDHVGNALLLEFIPKSIVQIPLPCSREKGFRGAAVTTVPWGEREFRIISVHADSQEDNSEHLRILGELFMATETPCILAGDLNAQIGDEILSELIAAGAIDAATEMGLEQADQLIDHILVRGVTVEDAGMEQTTASDHPLLWARLALPARAIESDSSAGSTQLPPR from the coding sequence ATGCCGGATCAAACGGAAAATCCCGCCGAAAGTGATGCGAACGTCCCACGGCGAGCACGGCGGGATTCGATTCTGTTGACGTGCGGACTGATCGCAGGAGCGGTTGTCATGTTCGTGATCGATGGCTCACAGCGGAAACCGGCAGAGCCGCGGAGTTGGTTCTCGCAGAACGAATCGGCGATTCCCGCGGATCAATCGCTGAATCTGGTGAGTTTCAACATTCATTACGGCAAAGACGACATCGATTCGGCTTCGATGCCGAGCATCCGAGAACTGATCGCCGCACAAGATCCTGATGTCGTTGTCCTGAACGAAGTACCCAACCCCTTCGGACGAAGCGGCTCGACGGTCGACCGGCTCGGCGAATTGTTGAGCCTCAACTCTTTTTTTCTGCCGGTCGAGCGCCGATGGTGGCACGATCACGTCGGCAACGCATTGCTTCTCGAATTCATACCGAAATCGATTGTCCAAATTCCGCTCCCCTGTTCTCGCGAAAAGGGGTTTCGGGGGGCAGCCGTGACGACGGTGCCTTGGGGGGAGCGTGAGTTTCGGATCATCTCCGTCCATGCCGATTCGCAAGAGGACAACTCGGAGCACCTTCGCATTTTGGGCGAGTTGTTCATGGCCACCGAGACGCCCTGTATTCTGGCCGGTGATTTGAACGCACAAATCGGCGACGAGATTCTCTCCGAATTGATCGCTGCCGGGGCGATCGATGCGGCGACCGAAATGGGCCTCGAGCAGGCTGATCAGTTGATCGATCACATTTTAGTGCGAGGGGTGACTGTCGAAGATGCGGGCATGGAACAGACGACGGCCTCCGATCACCCGCTGCTGTGGGCCCGACTGGCACTTCCGGCACGGGCGATCGAATCCGATTCATCGGCAGGCTCAACGCAGTTGCCCCCGCGGTGA
- a CDS encoding S1C family serine protease, producing the protein MSRGFTRLLTRGIGSVLTLGVGIGLGIVIGQGLAPTHATTLSFDEAARLYADLDGETRPLVDGGTALAKVARLTSPAVVHIQSRRKDSRGGSVEETGSGVIMRHEAVDGAIVVTNRHVIAGSAALADISVGLSDGRTVIPVRTWEDAASDIAVLQLKDPNVPPAAWGDSEALDIGHFVLALGSPFGLSQSVTLGIVSAKGRRSLELGSDSGVLNKDFIQTDAAINPGNSGGPLVDLRGRVIGINTAIASNSGGNEGIGFSIPSNLARRVVDQLVTHGRVNRSFLGVKLDPDFNPETARRFNLDRVRGARVVLVYDNTPAAKARLQRDDVILRFGEIDVQDENHLINLVSLTPVGKRIDLKVYRDGRMMTLRVELADRASLAEK; encoded by the coding sequence ATGTCACGAGGCTTCACGCGACTGCTGACCCGGGGAATCGGGAGTGTGCTGACACTGGGTGTCGGAATCGGCCTCGGGATCGTGATCGGGCAGGGGCTGGCCCCCACTCATGCAACGACATTGTCGTTTGATGAAGCCGCCCGGCTCTACGCGGATCTCGATGGGGAAACCCGGCCGCTTGTTGACGGTGGCACCGCTTTGGCAAAGGTCGCCCGGCTGACCAGTCCGGCGGTCGTGCATATTCAAAGCCGTCGCAAAGATTCCCGTGGAGGGTCGGTCGAAGAGACCGGATCGGGCGTGATCATGCGGCACGAAGCCGTCGACGGAGCGATCGTCGTCACAAATCGTCATGTCATCGCTGGCAGCGCCGCATTGGCAGACATCTCCGTCGGTCTCTCGGACGGCCGCACCGTGATTCCTGTTCGAACTTGGGAAGACGCGGCATCGGACATTGCGGTGCTGCAGTTGAAAGACCCGAACGTCCCCCCGGCGGCCTGGGGTGATAGCGAGGCGCTCGATATCGGGCACTTCGTGTTGGCACTGGGCAGTCCGTTTGGTTTGAGCCAGTCGGTGACCCTCGGCATCGTGAGCGCCAAGGGGCGGCGGTCGCTGGAACTCGGCTCTGATTCGGGCGTCCTCAATAAGGATTTCATTCAGACCGATGCCGCGATCAATCCCGGCAACAGTGGCGGGCCGCTCGTCGACCTGCGGGGCCGCGTGATCGGAATTAACACGGCCATCGCCTCGAACAGCGGCGGCAACGAAGGGATCGGGTTCAGCATCCCGAGCAATCTGGCTCGCCGCGTCGTCGATCAACTCGTGACGCACGGGCGGGTCAACCGCTCGTTCCTCGGCGTCAAACTCGATCCCGATTTCAATCCGGAGACGGCCCGCCGCTTTAATCTCGATCGAGTCCGCGGAGCACGCGTGGTTCTCGTCTACGACAACACGCCCGCGGCGAAGGCTCGCCTGCAGCGCGACGACGTCATCCTGCGGTTTGGTGAGATCGACGTTCAGGACGAAAACCACCTGATCAATCTCGTCAGCCTGACGCCGGTCGGCAAGCGGATTGATCTGAAGGTCTATCGCGACGGTCGAATGATGACGCTGCGGGTCGAACTCGCC